The Gadus macrocephalus chromosome 13, ASM3116895v1 genome includes a window with the following:
- the itga7 gene encoding integrin alpha-7 isoform X1, with product MAATVGHRGEMSQTMATCFAHWRLTLCAMLTCFGGGAVWGFNLETAHTLHKLGDRGTFFGFSLALHEQLTPEPQSWILVGAPRAAGQGAQQGTRPGALFRCPITPEEYDCERVDIDGDVSLDRESKDNQWLGVTVKSQGIGGKVVTCAHLYELRQRVNQPSETRDPIGRCYVLSEDLTERDDLDGGEWKFCEGRPQGHEQFGFCQQGLSVSFTPDNNYILFGAPGTYNWKGEMRVQLINQSVLDLGVYDDGPYEVADQRQLNVRLIPLPYHSYLGFSVDSAMGIMSLGELTFVAGAPRANHTGAVVLLRKDNVYRLVPQHIFWGEELASSFGYSVATTDLNRDGWTDLIVGAPNFFDRKAEIGGAVYVYLNPFGHWDDQARPIRLNGTYDSMFGMTVSSIGDLDQDGYGDIAVGAPFDGDGKVFIYRGSDAGIETKPAQVLDGRDFDVRRFGYSISGGLDVDKNQYPDLAVGSLNDSVVLFRSRPVIHVVRDLSIEPQNIDLEQHNCQGRDGVCVEVKACFTFTAHPEHYSPHITLVVHFEADAERRKLGLPHRVNFLGRSSLMPEYTQTEEVELHRQRHPVCTSAVFQLHENLGDKLRPISLAITHTIKPVPPRRHSGSKRLEKLAPILNVWPSNTLHSEVNFLREGCGDDKICQSNLKLSYQFGTRPLNSDLFTPLPKDDEGVQVFSMTDQRSVVLEITITNSPSDPQDPDEDGDDAHAAQLLISLPPTLSYMGSRIPSQSQVRCELNHNGTQTECELGNPVKRDSTIKFSIILGTSNITIETTELKVDLLLKTISEQPDLAPVKALAKMVIELPLLVSVVARPHQLFFSGAVRGESAMSTLDDVGSPVDFEFTVSNPGQEVQTLGSAFLNILWPYELANGKWLLYPASLKFENHPDLRCTSSEDLNPLKLSHSKDVEEALQSKHLRAGRKSRSHPEDEGHGGQTMTKGNAGRTTPAVAASERRKSLKLDCLLGSARCVLFRCPLYSLASQAVLKIHARLWNSTFIEEFPSISALELVIRANVTVKSTIKHLLLRDAAAQVPVMVYPEPGLADQYQIPWWIILIAVLAGILLLTLLVCLLWKCGFFQRAQYKDKVPQYHAVKIPRQDRPQFSTEKPGPIQKKEWSTHWSDSAS from the exons ATGGCAGCCACGGTGGGACACCGGGGCGAAATGTCCCAGACGATGGCGACTTGTTTTGCCCACTGGCGTCTCACCCTGTGCGCTATGTTGACCTGCTTCGGCGGCGGCGCAGTGTGGGGCTTTAACCTGGAGACCGCGCACACGCTGCACAAGTTGGGGGACCGCGGCACCTTCTTTGGCTTCTCACTGGCTCTCCACGAGCAACTTACCCCCGAGCCGCAGAGCTG GATCCTGGTGGGGGCCCCGCGGGCCGCGGGCCAGGGGGCCCAGCAGGGCACGCGGCCCGGGGCACTGTTCAGGTGTCCCATCACACCAGAGGAGTACGACTGTGAGCGAGTGGACATCGACGGAGATG TGAGTctggacagagagagcaaggacAACCAGTGGCTGGGAGTCACAGTGAAGAGCCAGGGCATTGGAGGGAAGGTGGTG acctgCGCCCACCTGTACGAGCTACGGCAGCGGGTGAACCAGCCGTCGGAGACGCGCGACCCCATTGGCCGCTGTTACGTGCTGAGCGAGGACCTGACGGAGAGGGACGACCTGGACGGGGGCGAGTGGAAGTTCTGCGAGGGCCGGCCCCAGGGACACGAGCAGTTTGGCTTCTGTCAGCAGGGGCTGTCGGTCAGCTTCACCCCCGACAACAACTACATCCTGTTCGGGGCCCCGGGGACTTACAACTGGAAAG GCGAGATGCGAGTCCAGCTCATCAACCAGAGTGTGCTGGATCTGGGTGTCTATGACGACGGGCCCTATGAGGTGGCCGATCAGAGACAGCTGAACGTGCGGCTGATCCCTCTGCCTTACCATAGTTACCTGG GCTTCTCGGTGGACTCGGCCATGGGCATCATGAGCCTTGGTGAGTTGACCTTCGTGGCGGGCGCTCCCAGGGCCAACCACACGGGGGCGGTGGTGCTGCTGCGGAAGGACAACGTGTACCGCCTGGTGCCGCAGCACATCTtctggggggaggagctggCCTCGTCCTTCGGCTACTCGGTGGCCACCACCGACCTCAACAGGGACGG CTGGACAGACCTGATTGTGGGCGCCCCCAACTTCTTTGACCGCAAGGCGGAGATCGGCGGGGCCGTGTACGTGTACCTGAACCCCTTCGGCCACTGGGACGACCAGGCCCGGCCCATACGCCTCAACGGCACCTACGACTCCATGTTCGGCATGACGGTCAGCAGCATCGGGGACCTGGACCAGGACGGATACGGAG ACATCGCGGTTGGAGCGCCGTTCGATGGCGACGGCAAGGTGTTTATCTACAGAGGGTCCGATGCGGGCATAGAAACGAAGCCAGCACAG GTCTTGGACGGGCGGGACTTTGACGTGAGGCGCTTCGGCTACTCCATCTCTGGCGGTCTGGATGTGGATAAGAACCAGTACCCGGACCTGGCTGTGGGTTCTCTCAACGACTCGGTGGTTCTCTTCAG ATCCCGTCCGGTCATCCACGTGGTCAGGGACCTTTCTATAGAGCCTCAGAACATTGATCTGGAGCAACACAACTGTCAGGGCAGGGATGGAGTCTG CGTGGAGGTGAAGGCATGCTTCACCTTCACAGCCCACCCAGAACACTACTCTCCACACATCA CTCTGGTGGTCCACTTTGAAGCTGACGCCGAGCGCAGGAAGCTGGGCCTGCCCCACCGCGTTAACTTCCTGGGTCGCAGCTCGCTGATGCCGGAGTACACTCAgacagaggaggtggagctgcACAGACAGAGGCACCCTGTGTGCACCAGCGCTGTGTTCCAGCTGCAC GAGAACCTGGGGGACAAGCTGCGGCCCATCTCCCtggccatcacacacaccatcaagcCCGTCCCGCCACGCAGGCACTCGGGCTCCAAGCGGCTGGAGAAGCTGGCTCCCATCCTGAACGTGTGGCCCTCCAACACCCTGCACTCTGAG GTTAACTTCTTGCGGGAGGGCTGTGGCGATGACAAGATCTGCCAGAGCAACCTGAAGCTGAGCTACCAGTTTGGAACACGAcctctgaactctgacctcttcACCCCTCTGCCAAA AGACGATGAGGGGGTGCAGGTGTTCTCCATGACGGACCAGCGATCGGTGGTCCTGGAGATTACCATCACCAACTCCCCCTCGGACCCCCAGGACCCCGACGAGGACGGAGACGACGCGCACGCTGCCCAGCTGCTCATCTCCctgccccccaccctctcctacATGGGCTCCCGCATCCCGTCACAG TCACAAGTACGATGTGAGCTCAACCACAATGGCACCCAGACTGAGTGTGAGCTGGGGAACCCGGTCAAACGAGACTCTACG atAAAATTCTCCATCATTTTAGGAACTTCCAATATCACCATAGAGACAACCGAGCTGAAAGTTGATCTCCTTTTAAAAAC AATCAGTGAGCAACCAGACCTGGCGCCAGTCAAAGCGCTTGCTAAAATGGTGATAGAGCTCCCCCTGTTGGTCAGTGT ggtggcCCGTCCCCACCAGCTGTTCTTCAGCGGGGccgtgaggggagagagtgcCATGTCCACGCTGGACGACGTGGGGAGCCCTGTGGATTTTGAGTTCACG GTATCCAATCCAGGCCAAGAGGTGCAGACGCTGGGGTCAGCCTTCCTCAACATCTTGTGGCCGTATGAGTTGGCCAATGGAAAGTGGCTCCTGTATCCTGCCAGCCTGAAGTTCGAGAACCACCCGGACCTACGCTGCACCTCGTCAGAGGATCTCAACCCGCTGAAACTCTCCCACAGCAAGGATGTAGAAGAGGCCCTGCAGTCCAAACATCTGAGG GCGGGGAGGAAGAGCCGGTCTCACCCTGAAGACGAGGGTCATGGGGGCCAGACGATGACGAAGGGCAACGCGGGACGGACCACCCCGGCGGTGGCTGCCTCAGAGCGACGAAAGTCCCTCAAACTG GACTGTCTGTTGGGTTCTGCACGATGTGTGCTCTTCCGGTGCCCCCTCTATAGTCTGGCCAGTCAGGCTGTCCTCAAAATACACGCCAGGCTATGGAACAGCACGTTCATAGAG GAGTTCCCGTCCATCAGCGCTCTGGAGCTGGTGATCCGGGCCAACGTCACGGTGAAGTCCACCATCAAACACCTGCTCCTCAGGGATGCTGCTGCTCAG GTTCCAGTGATGGTGTACCCAGAGCCCGGCCTGGCCGACCAGTACCAGATCCCCTGGTGGATCATCCTCATTGCCGTGCTGGCAGGCATCCTGCTGCTCACCCTGCTGGTCTGCCTCCTGTGGAAG
- the itga7 gene encoding integrin alpha-7 isoform X2, whose amino-acid sequence MAATVGHRGEMSQTMATCFAHWRLTLCAMLTCFGGGAVWGFNLETAHTLHKLGDRGTFFGFSLALHEQLTPEPQSWILVGAPRAAGQGAQQGTRPGALFRCPITPEEYDCERVDIDGDVSLDRESKDNQWLGVTVKSQGIGGKVVTCAHLYELRQRVNQPSETRDPIGRCYVLSEDLTERDDLDGGEWKFCEGRPQGHEQFGFCQQGLSVSFTPDNNYILFGAPGTYNWKGLLFMASPFEDTLLYKTQEPSSRSTFEDVAHNSYLGFSVDSAMGIMSLGELTFVAGAPRANHTGAVVLLRKDNVYRLVPQHIFWGEELASSFGYSVATTDLNRDGWTDLIVGAPNFFDRKAEIGGAVYVYLNPFGHWDDQARPIRLNGTYDSMFGMTVSSIGDLDQDGYGDIAVGAPFDGDGKVFIYRGSDAGIETKPAQVLDGRDFDVRRFGYSISGGLDVDKNQYPDLAVGSLNDSVVLFRSRPVIHVVRDLSIEPQNIDLEQHNCQGRDGVCVEVKACFTFTAHPEHYSPHITLVVHFEADAERRKLGLPHRVNFLGRSSLMPEYTQTEEVELHRQRHPVCTSAVFQLHENLGDKLRPISLAITHTIKPVPPRRHSGSKRLEKLAPILNVWPSNTLHSEVNFLREGCGDDKICQSNLKLSYQFGTRPLNSDLFTPLPKDDEGVQVFSMTDQRSVVLEITITNSPSDPQDPDEDGDDAHAAQLLISLPPTLSYMGSRIPSQSQVRCELNHNGTQTECELGNPVKRDSTIKFSIILGTSNITIETTELKVDLLLKTISEQPDLAPVKALAKMVIELPLLVSVVARPHQLFFSGAVRGESAMSTLDDVGSPVDFEFTVSNPGQEVQTLGSAFLNILWPYELANGKWLLYPASLKFENHPDLRCTSSEDLNPLKLSHSKDVEEALQSKHLRAGRKSRSHPEDEGHGGQTMTKGNAGRTTPAVAASERRKSLKLDCLLGSARCVLFRCPLYSLASQAVLKIHARLWNSTFIEEFPSISALELVIRANVTVKSTIKHLLLRDAAAQVPVMVYPEPGLADQYQIPWWIILIAVLAGILLLTLLVCLLWKCGFFQRAQYKDKVPQYHAVKIPRQDRPQFSTEKPGPIQKKEWSTHWSDSAS is encoded by the exons ATGGCAGCCACGGTGGGACACCGGGGCGAAATGTCCCAGACGATGGCGACTTGTTTTGCCCACTGGCGTCTCACCCTGTGCGCTATGTTGACCTGCTTCGGCGGCGGCGCAGTGTGGGGCTTTAACCTGGAGACCGCGCACACGCTGCACAAGTTGGGGGACCGCGGCACCTTCTTTGGCTTCTCACTGGCTCTCCACGAGCAACTTACCCCCGAGCCGCAGAGCTG GATCCTGGTGGGGGCCCCGCGGGCCGCGGGCCAGGGGGCCCAGCAGGGCACGCGGCCCGGGGCACTGTTCAGGTGTCCCATCACACCAGAGGAGTACGACTGTGAGCGAGTGGACATCGACGGAGATG TGAGTctggacagagagagcaaggacAACCAGTGGCTGGGAGTCACAGTGAAGAGCCAGGGCATTGGAGGGAAGGTGGTG acctgCGCCCACCTGTACGAGCTACGGCAGCGGGTGAACCAGCCGTCGGAGACGCGCGACCCCATTGGCCGCTGTTACGTGCTGAGCGAGGACCTGACGGAGAGGGACGACCTGGACGGGGGCGAGTGGAAGTTCTGCGAGGGCCGGCCCCAGGGACACGAGCAGTTTGGCTTCTGTCAGCAGGGGCTGTCGGTCAGCTTCACCCCCGACAACAACTACATCCTGTTCGGGGCCCCGGGGACTTACAACTGGAAAG GGCTCTTGTTCATGGCTAGCCCCTTCGAAGATACGCTGCTGTACAAAACGCAGGAGCCCTCCAGCCGCTCCACCTTTGAGGACGTAGCTCATAATAGCTACCTAG GCTTCTCGGTGGACTCGGCCATGGGCATCATGAGCCTTGGTGAGTTGACCTTCGTGGCGGGCGCTCCCAGGGCCAACCACACGGGGGCGGTGGTGCTGCTGCGGAAGGACAACGTGTACCGCCTGGTGCCGCAGCACATCTtctggggggaggagctggCCTCGTCCTTCGGCTACTCGGTGGCCACCACCGACCTCAACAGGGACGG CTGGACAGACCTGATTGTGGGCGCCCCCAACTTCTTTGACCGCAAGGCGGAGATCGGCGGGGCCGTGTACGTGTACCTGAACCCCTTCGGCCACTGGGACGACCAGGCCCGGCCCATACGCCTCAACGGCACCTACGACTCCATGTTCGGCATGACGGTCAGCAGCATCGGGGACCTGGACCAGGACGGATACGGAG ACATCGCGGTTGGAGCGCCGTTCGATGGCGACGGCAAGGTGTTTATCTACAGAGGGTCCGATGCGGGCATAGAAACGAAGCCAGCACAG GTCTTGGACGGGCGGGACTTTGACGTGAGGCGCTTCGGCTACTCCATCTCTGGCGGTCTGGATGTGGATAAGAACCAGTACCCGGACCTGGCTGTGGGTTCTCTCAACGACTCGGTGGTTCTCTTCAG ATCCCGTCCGGTCATCCACGTGGTCAGGGACCTTTCTATAGAGCCTCAGAACATTGATCTGGAGCAACACAACTGTCAGGGCAGGGATGGAGTCTG CGTGGAGGTGAAGGCATGCTTCACCTTCACAGCCCACCCAGAACACTACTCTCCACACATCA CTCTGGTGGTCCACTTTGAAGCTGACGCCGAGCGCAGGAAGCTGGGCCTGCCCCACCGCGTTAACTTCCTGGGTCGCAGCTCGCTGATGCCGGAGTACACTCAgacagaggaggtggagctgcACAGACAGAGGCACCCTGTGTGCACCAGCGCTGTGTTCCAGCTGCAC GAGAACCTGGGGGACAAGCTGCGGCCCATCTCCCtggccatcacacacaccatcaagcCCGTCCCGCCACGCAGGCACTCGGGCTCCAAGCGGCTGGAGAAGCTGGCTCCCATCCTGAACGTGTGGCCCTCCAACACCCTGCACTCTGAG GTTAACTTCTTGCGGGAGGGCTGTGGCGATGACAAGATCTGCCAGAGCAACCTGAAGCTGAGCTACCAGTTTGGAACACGAcctctgaactctgacctcttcACCCCTCTGCCAAA AGACGATGAGGGGGTGCAGGTGTTCTCCATGACGGACCAGCGATCGGTGGTCCTGGAGATTACCATCACCAACTCCCCCTCGGACCCCCAGGACCCCGACGAGGACGGAGACGACGCGCACGCTGCCCAGCTGCTCATCTCCctgccccccaccctctcctacATGGGCTCCCGCATCCCGTCACAG TCACAAGTACGATGTGAGCTCAACCACAATGGCACCCAGACTGAGTGTGAGCTGGGGAACCCGGTCAAACGAGACTCTACG atAAAATTCTCCATCATTTTAGGAACTTCCAATATCACCATAGAGACAACCGAGCTGAAAGTTGATCTCCTTTTAAAAAC AATCAGTGAGCAACCAGACCTGGCGCCAGTCAAAGCGCTTGCTAAAATGGTGATAGAGCTCCCCCTGTTGGTCAGTGT ggtggcCCGTCCCCACCAGCTGTTCTTCAGCGGGGccgtgaggggagagagtgcCATGTCCACGCTGGACGACGTGGGGAGCCCTGTGGATTTTGAGTTCACG GTATCCAATCCAGGCCAAGAGGTGCAGACGCTGGGGTCAGCCTTCCTCAACATCTTGTGGCCGTATGAGTTGGCCAATGGAAAGTGGCTCCTGTATCCTGCCAGCCTGAAGTTCGAGAACCACCCGGACCTACGCTGCACCTCGTCAGAGGATCTCAACCCGCTGAAACTCTCCCACAGCAAGGATGTAGAAGAGGCCCTGCAGTCCAAACATCTGAGG GCGGGGAGGAAGAGCCGGTCTCACCCTGAAGACGAGGGTCATGGGGGCCAGACGATGACGAAGGGCAACGCGGGACGGACCACCCCGGCGGTGGCTGCCTCAGAGCGACGAAAGTCCCTCAAACTG GACTGTCTGTTGGGTTCTGCACGATGTGTGCTCTTCCGGTGCCCCCTCTATAGTCTGGCCAGTCAGGCTGTCCTCAAAATACACGCCAGGCTATGGAACAGCACGTTCATAGAG GAGTTCCCGTCCATCAGCGCTCTGGAGCTGGTGATCCGGGCCAACGTCACGGTGAAGTCCACCATCAAACACCTGCTCCTCAGGGATGCTGCTGCTCAG GTTCCAGTGATGGTGTACCCAGAGCCCGGCCTGGCCGACCAGTACCAGATCCCCTGGTGGATCATCCTCATTGCCGTGCTGGCAGGCATCCTGCTGCTCACCCTGCTGGTCTGCCTCCTGTGGAAG